A portion of the Candidatus Margulisiibacteriota bacterium genome contains these proteins:
- a CDS encoding fibronectin type III domain-containing protein → MKVLIVFLLGIVLIALTIGCGSSSSPRVIKPPTNLVASRISGDKAVLSWEASADSDVAGYCIYRGLTTEASSFTQAGTTLFISLTYTDTGLTSTDGYYYAVSTLTTDSQEGPWTDAVYLPPYSASLPITINNIGGQK, encoded by the coding sequence ATGAAAGTATTAATTGTATTCTTATTGGGTATTGTTTTGATCGCTTTAACTATTGGCTGTGGATCATCGTCAAGCCCCAGGGTTATAAAACCACCAACAAATCTGGTTGCTTCAAGGATTTCAGGCGATAAGGCGGTTTTATCGTGGGAAGCGAGCGCAGATTCGGATGTTGCGGGGTATTGCATTTATCGAGGGCTAACAACCGAAGCGTCTTCTTTTACGCAAGCGGGAACGACATTGTTTATCTCCCTAACATACACAGACACGGGTTTGACTTCGACCGATGGGTATTATTACGCGGTTTCGACGCTGACCACCGATAGCCAGGAGGGGCCGTGGACTGATGCGGTTTATTTGCCGCCGTATTCCGCTT